The genomic window TCAAGGAGGGCGGAGTCTTCGACCGCCGCTCTGAATCCCTTGACGTCCTCAAAGCTCCTCAACCTCACGGTGACGACGACGCTCTTGCTACCCTCAAAGGGGCTCATCTCGGCGTAGATCGGAAAGCCCTTAACAATTCCAGTAATCCTCCTTCCGTCATCGCTTGCCTTGAGGCCGTGCTTTTCCGCCGATTCTCCGAGAGACAACCCGGGCTCCATCATTCAATCCCGCCAGATATGAAAAATAGAAAAACAGGGGGGCAACCCGAAAGATCGCCCCCCTTGATAATTTAAACAGCTCCCTCCCAACCCCTACTTCATCATCCCCCTCAGCTCCCGCTTCAATATCTTGCCCACGGCCGACACCGGCAGCTCGTCCATGAAATCTATCCTCTTGGGCACCTCGTACTTTGCCACCTTCTTCCTCATGTATTCGATTATCTCCTCCTTCAGCTTGTCGGTTCCCTCCACACCGGATTTAAGGACAATGGCCGTGGCCACGATCTCCGAGCCGGGCCTGTTCGGATCGGGAAGACCTATGGTTGCGGCCATGTCGATATCCTTATGCTCCATCAGGGCGTCGTCGACGTTTCTGGTAAATACCTTGAAGCCGGATACGATGACCATATCCTTCAGCCTGTCCACGACGTAGAAGTAGCCGTCCTTGTCCATCTCGCAGATGTCGCCGGTGTACATCCACCCCCCCTTGAGGGCGTTTTTCGTTTCCTCCGGCTTGTTGTGGTAACCGATTGTAAAAACCTGGGGCCCCTTCACCACGAACTCCCCCGCCTCCCCGACCGGGACTATCTTTCCGGTTGTGGGATCCACCAGCTTGACCTCGGTGTCCGGATAGGGAATCCCCACAGACCCCGGTTTCTTGAGACCGTATAGGGGAAGGCAGGTCGTGACCGGGCTTGTCTCCGTCATGCCTAAGACCTCCAGCAGCTTCCCCTTCCCCACGACGCTCTCGAACTCCTTGATGTACTCGGCCGGGAAGGGTGCGGCACCGCTGACAAACCACTTGACGCTGGAGAAATCGAGCTTTCTGAACTTCGGCTTCTTTAAAAGCTCGATGAAGATAGTCGGTACGTTCACGATGCCGTTCGGCCTGTACTTATCGATCGCCGAGATGATGAAGTCGAGGTCTCTCGGGTTCGGTATTGCGACCTGGGAAAATCCCAAACTCATGGCAGTCATCCCGACAAAGAGACCCGCCATGTGAAAGAGGGGAAACGCCGAGAGCATCGTATCATCTCCCACCTTGGCGTCCAGCCACACTGTCATCTGCATTATATGGTTGGAGATGTTCCTCTGGGTCAGGACGGCCCCCTTCGGCGGGCCCGTGGTACCGCCCGTATACTGCATCAGGGACGGGGCATCCATCTTGACCTTCCTCAAGACCGGATCGCCCGGCATCTCGTCAAGAAGCTCCAAATAGCTCTTGACGGTGATCCCCTCTATCGGCTTCACCTCCCCCGTAGGTATCTTCTTCAGGAGCTTTCCGAGGAAACTTTTTATCGCCGGAAGGTAATCCGCGATTCCCGCCGCGACCACCGCCTTGACCCCGGTGTTTCCGACTATCTTCTCCACCCTGGGCAAAAGGGCGTCCAGGGTTACCAGGACCTTCGCTTCGGAGTCGTTCAGCTGGTACTCCAGCTCCTCTGCGGACAAGAGGGGGCTTACCCCGGTAAGGATGCAGCCCGCCTTCTGGATGCCGACAATGGAAATGTAATAGGCGGGGATGTTGGGGAGATTGACGCCGACGGTGTCTCCGGGCTTCAATCCCATCTTTATAAGAAAATTTGCAAACTTGTCGGCGTAGTGGTCGAGCTCACCGAAGGTGATCTTCGATCCCATGTAGTAGATCGCCGGGTGATCATTCCCCACACTCTTAACCGCCTCCTTGAACAGCTCCGCATAGGTCTTGTCAGGATATTTAAGCTTCTCCTTCACATGTTTATCGTAAAACTTCAGCCACGGCTTCTCCGCATACGGATTTTTTTCCGCCATAATATTCCTCCCTAATGATTAATTTTCACGCCCCTTAAGGGCCCAAATAAAAACCTCTCTACTATTTCAAGCAAATCAAAATTTGCCTCTGGCCTTCCCTAAAATAACAAGCATATCTCGTCCATTCCGACGGATACTTGGACACCTCCCCAGACAAGGAACTGCGGAGATTTATGGAGACGATCGCAACTTTAGAGATTCAAGCAACAAGACAGGGCACCGTCGAGGGAACAGAGGGGAGCCGTCCTCATATGTGCGGCGGCGAAAGAGAACCCCGCCTGACATCGCCGGAGCCATAAGCCGTGGATGAAGATTTTAGGTCGGTATAAATGAGTGCCGTTTTATAGAAATAGTCATTTAAATGGAACAGTGTTGCCGCTTCTATCCATCGACTCAAGAGCCATAGCGATCGCGCATCTGATTTCAGGATATTCTCTCTCTATCCCTTTCGGCGATTACCCCGCCGTACCTCCCACAAATCTACACAAATATCCCAACACAAATATCCGTATACCCACCTCCAAAAATTCACGCCATTTAAACAGGGATGGCATCACCCTCCCCCCTTTAACTGCCCCTCCTTTACCCCACCAATCCATATTACCCCTTCTTAATACTGTCGGTGCCGACGCCTGCTGCATCTTCGCTCTTTATCCCGCTTTTCCAGTCGGCGAACTCCTTCGCCTCGACCTTCATCCCCTCGTTGAGACTCAAGCCCCCTCCAACGTTGATCATCCTCTTCATCCTCCTTACGGCGTCGGGGCTGTAGGAGCTTATGAGGCTAGCCACCCTCATCGCCTCGTTCATTAATTCGCCTTGGGGAACCACCTTGCTTGCGAGTCCCGCGCTAAGGGCTTCGCTGGCGTCCATGAACTCCCCCGTAAAGGACATGAGCTTTGCCCTATAAGTCCCGATGATCCTCGGGAGAATCTGTGTCATTCCAGCCCCAGGCACGATCCCGACCCGGGCGTGGGTGTCGGCGAACCTGGCGGTCTCGGAAGCTATCACGACGTCGCACCCGAGCACCAGCTCCAATCCTCCGGTGACCGCGTACCCATTCACCGCGGCAATCACCACCTTCTTCATGCTGCGCACGGCCACAAAGGCCCCCTCCCCGGCGAAGAGCTCCTTCGATTTGAGGTCTTTCTCCGCATTCATGAAAGACTCCATGTCGTTGAGATCGAGCCCCGCCGAGAAGGCCTTGTCCCCCGCCCCGGTGAAGATCACAACCGACACGTCGTCGTCCTCGTCGGCGGCCTTGAAGGCCCTCTCGATCTCCTGAAGCATTACGAGCGACAGGGCGTTCCTCGCTTCCGGGCGGTTTATGGTAATTACAAGAATCGAGTCTTTCTTTTCCACAAGAATGTTTTCGTCAGCCATTGAATCACCTTTTACTACATCAACAAATAATTTAACATTTCCAGTCTTACTTAGAATTTGAATCCCAACAGTCTATTCAAAGCCCACACACACACACACACAACTTCAAACCGAGCCGATTGGAGCGATTAGATAATCAATCGGCGAGCCTTACAAGATATTCCTCCGAGATTAAGACCCTTCCCTCCCGCTCCATCCTTGCCAGTATCCCCCTGACGAGATTGATTGAGAGGACCAGCATGGGGCCCATCGCCTTGGGGTAGATCTCCTCCGCAAGGCGGCCCAACTTTACCTTTTTGTGCTCCCTCAAGAACGCCTCGATCCTTTCTGGGAGCGCCTCATGGGCCAAGATGACCCTCTCAACCAGATCGTCCCATCTCTTTATGGGCGATCCGTGGCCGGGGGCGAGAATCTTCGGGTTTATCTCCCTCACCTTCATCAGGGATCTCATGTAGATTTCGTAGTGGGACATCCACCCCACACCGTCCCTCTCGACCATCACCAGGGGGGGAGGATCGTAGAGAGCCGAGAGGAGGTCGCCGGAGAAGAGAATCCCGGCCTCCTCGAGATAAAAGGAGACTGAGCCTTCCGTGTGCCCCGGCGTCTCGAAGACCGTTATCCTGCCCGCCCCGGTGGCGAACCGGTCCCCCTCCGACAGGGCGCCGTCCGGGACGATCGTCTCGTGTCCGAAGGCGCGGGAGTCATACTTAGAGAATTCAAGGTGAAACTTGAGACTCTTGTCGCCCACTCCAAGCTCCTTGTAGAAATCGGTCACCCTGTCGAGATAGCCGGCGAAAGACCCCTTTTTGAGGATGTCGAAATCGGCCCCGTTGAGGAGCACCCTCGCCCCCGATAACTTTTTTATCTCATCGGCCATCCCGAAGTGATCCCGGTGCCCGTGCGTCAAAAGGATGAGGCCAACATCTTCGATTTCCCTTCCAGTCTCCTTTAACCCCTCCCTGATCACGTCCATCGAGCCTGGGCTCGAAAAACCGGCGTCGATTAGGATCGGAACTTCCCCGTCTATGAAAAAGACGTTGGCATTGGGGACTACAAGGGGCATCGGAACCTTCACGGCCGTAACGCCCCACCGGCCCAAATACTCCTTTCGATTGATCCCTTTTGAAAACTCCTTCTCTTCCATAGCGGAGCTGCACTCCTTCAGATCACTTAAAGTGGTCCGCCATACGATCTATCTTTGCGGTTGTCTCAAGCTCATAACCGTAGATCAGATAGAATATGAGCCTGTCGAAGAAGTCGACCACCCTGTTGTTCACCTCCAATATCTGGTATAGCTCATAGGTGGTGGAGAGGAACCCGTGGGATAGGACATAGAGCCATATGTGTCTCTTAAGCAAGAGCTGGGCGCTGACTACATCGGAGAGGGGACGAGGTTCGATTGCCCTCTTTTGACCCAGCTTGATGTAGATGTCCTTTACATCTCCCCCCTTATCCTTTTCATCGAGCCAATTGCCCAGCTCCTTAAGAATAGACATTCCATAGCCCATGCACTCCTCCCTGGCCATCTCATGGAAGGAGGGTGTGCTCTCGTTTTTATGGATATCGTTGATCCAGTAATCGGTGATCTCTTTGGCGTTTTCCTCAATAAGTTTTACAAACTTTTCTGATATCATAAAGCACCCTCTTCAATTATCCTTGGCGATTTATACAATGAACATCTCAATATCATCTAATCCATAAAGACTGTCCTGTTCTTTATCAATACCAGAATCGATATTAAAAAGAAAGTCATCCATAAGGCAATAGATATAAAAAACTCGCGGGAGCCCGGCTTCATGAGGGAATCCCCTATAAATACAAAGACAAATACCCAGATCAGACCGCCCAAAATAGTCCCTATGGTGTATTGGGTAAACGTAATCCCCGAGAGTCCCACGGCGTAGTTCTGGAGCGCCACAGGGGTCACCGGCACGAATCTGATAATGAAAGTGACAAGGACACCGTTTTTAGCAAGACCCCTGTCTATATTGACTCCCCGTCCGGAGACGACGGCCACTATCTTCTCCCTGAACATCCCCCTCGCCAAGAAGAACGCAAGCCATGCGTTCATTATAAATCCGAATGCGGAGAGCAAGAAGCCCGACACGGTGCCGAAAATAATTCCCGAGACCATAGAGAGCGGGGAGACCGGGAAGACAAAGAGAGGAAGAATCAGATAGCTTAAGAGAAACACCGGCACGGCCCAATTCCCGAGACCCCTCAAGAACTCCTTTAGATATTTAACGCTGTAGGCTTCATAGAGCGGTGAAAAACGAAACAAAAGATATATTCCCACCACAATAAGGAAAAAAATGAGGAGACCCTTTAGCTCTTTGAAAACAAGATGAAACAGTCTAATATCCTTTTTCCCACTTCTTTCCATTTTTCCGGTTCCGCCTCCCCTGCAATTTACCCAAACCCTCTTCAAGACAAGCCTCTCATAGACCCTTATGCCTGCCGGGGTTCGAGCGAAGCGTGAAAACAGTCTTTCCAAAACGAGATAGTGATGGACAACAGTTTCCAGGCAAGCTTTTTTTATGATTATATTTTGAGTAACCTTAGATGTCAAACACTTCCTTTACAAAATTCGGAAAAAGGGAAGGGATTGTGACCCCATATTTCGCTTTTCAAGCTCAAAAAAACCGCTTCCCATCGGAGGACGACTAAAATATAAAATTGTTTTTATATTGACAAAACAGCGGACATCTGGTATTTTTTACACAAGGTCGCTGAAGAATTTATGTCTCATCCTACATTTTAACTCTAATCAACCTCAAATTCAACCTCCCGTTACGCAACTGACTTGTAGATTTACGCATCACCCTTCGATGGATAATCTGAAGGCCGGTTGAACACAAGTTGACGGAAAAAAATTGAATATCTGAAGGATCTTGACTCGTGATCCTTAATCCGTCTTTATTTCCGGAATCACAAGGAGTGTAAAGAAGGATGTCAGTAGAAGTAACATGCCCAAATTGTGAGTCTTCAAGGGATATAAACGGGCGTTTCCTCGCCCACGGGCTCAAGCTCACCTGCCCAAACTGCAGGTCCTCGTTCAAACTCCCCCAACAATATGAGATAGCCCTCGAGAATTCTACAAAATATTTCTACAAGTTGGAGATAGTCCAAAAGCCCAATATGCTCGACCCGTTCTTCAAAAAGAAAATCGAGACGATAATAAACAAGAGCACCGCCGAAGGCTGGATTCTCGAAAAGATAATGCCATGGACGATGAGAAACCTGTTTTTCAAAAAGGATGTCCTCTATCTATTCTTCAAAAAGAGCCGAAACGACGAAGAGGACGAGTGAAATATGACCTCGAAAATTAAGCCCGCCGTCTTGAAACCTTTCCCCGAAAAAAGGCTTCACTTCCCCCCGCCAACGATAGAAACTACACAAACCATCCGCCGAAGAATTGACAAATCCTACCATTGCCGTATAATTGTAAAAACCATAGATTAGGGAAACGCATCGCCGCGGGCTCCAACGAAAAGGAGAACTCCAAGAGTCGAGGGAAAATGGGAGACGAAGAATACAAATACCAATACGGGTTTTCCGAAGAGCACCCGGACGAGATGTACGACTTCGAAAAGAGGACCCGAAAGGGGAACAAGACGATGGCGGTGCTTCTGGACTACCTGTCGGGGAAGGGAAAAGACCCCACCGAATTGAGACTCCTTGACATCGGCTGCTCGACCGGATTTATGACAAGGCTTTACGGCCGTTACTTCGGGGAGGTCGTCGGGATCGACATAGACGAGGGGGCGGTTCGATACGCAAAAGAAAACAACTCGGGGGAGAACATCGGCTATTTCGTCTCCGATTCGATGGACACGGGCTTTGACAACGAATCGTTCGACGTCATCTCCTGCACCCATATCTACGAGCACGTCCCCGACTCAAAAAGGCTCGTCTCCGAGATATACAGGCTGCTCAAAAAGGGGGGTGCCTGCTACTTTGCAGCCGGAAACCGCCTGGTCCCGATCGAGGGGCACTACAGGCTCCCGCTCCTTTCGGTCATCCCAAAGCCGCTGGCCCACCTATACTTGAGAATATTGGGGAGGGGAACCTACTACTATGAAAGCCACCTCACATACCTGGGCCTCAAGAGACTTGTCTCCCCCTTTGAGATATGCGATTACACGCTGAAGGTAATCGAAGACCCCGAGAGGTATCACGCCGCGGACATGGTAAGGCCCGGCTCGATAAAGCAGAAGATCGCCCTGACCTTTCTGAAGGTCGCCTACTTCATCTCCCCCACCTACATCTGGGTGCTCAAGAAAGGAGATGGTTGAGCCGACCGAGCGGATTGATTCGACCTATCCCGCCCGGAAACCCGCCTTATAAGCGATGTGACCGATAATCCCGCTCTTAAAAACCCGTCACCCCTTAAACGGGCCGTCCCTCAAGGATGAGGGGGAAGGGGACCCGCAAAACGACCATTACTTCGGCGGAAGGCGAAACGCCCCGTCGAGCCTTATAGTCTCGCCGTTGAGGTACGGGTTTTTTATGACATCCCTTACGAGCCGGCCGAACTCCGGCATCGCCCCCATCCTCTTCGGGAAGGGAACCGATTCGCCGAGCTTCCTGATCTTCTCTTCATCCATGTATTTCGTGAAGAACGGTGTTAGAAAGAGCCCCGGCGCTATCGCAACAACCCTGATTCCCACACCCGAGAGGTCCCTCGCCATCGGAAGCGTCAGCCCGTAGACCCCCGCCTTCGATGCGGCATAGGCCGTCTGTCCGATCTGTCCCTCGAAGGCGGCGGCGCTCGAAACATTGATTATCACCCCCCTCTCCCCCGCACCCGTCTCACCCTCGTCCGGATCGTTCTTGCTCATCTCGAAGGCGGCCTTCGAGGCGACGTTGAACGTCCCTATAAGGTTAAGCCTTACAAGCTTCTCGAACGCGGCAAGGTCGTGGGGGCCTTCCTTCGTGATGGTACGCATCCCTATACCGTAGCCCGCGCAATTTACGAGGAAGTGTAAGGCCCCGAACCTGTCGATCGTTCCCCCAATCGCCTTGTTGACCTCCTCTTCCGAAGTCACATCGGTCTTGAAGAAGACTACGTTTCCACCCAGCTCCGAGGCGAGTCCCTCTCCTCCCCTCTCGTCCAGATCGAGTATACCGACTTTTCCCCCCTCGGATGCGAACATCCTGACCGTCGCCTCACCGAGGCCCGACGCCCCTCCCGTGACAATCGCCGTCCTGCCTTTAATCTCCATAAAAATCCCCTTTAAATTTTAACCATTTTCAAATCAAGACCAACACCGGTAAATTCACCCGGAATCCCTAAAAAACGACCTAATACAATATAAAAGCGGAAGTATGAACCTACAAATAAATCGGAAACGAACCTCGAACCATCCTCAAAAATCGGGGCGGTCCACTAATATTTAACACGATAGGCAAGGCCATTTCAAGAAGATTATTGAGGAGTTTTCGGCCAAGCCGGACGAATCGCCCAGACCTCAAAATTATATACAAAAAAAGTCGCCTATAAATTTGACACGGCCGACAAAAGGCCTTAAAATAGTGCGAAACAGGGGCCGATAACTCAGGCCCTTACCTTCAGGCGGGTTTTCAAAAAAAAGACCCGCGGGATATAACCATATCGACACCCTTCTACGGCATACACGAGGTATATTAACAAGATGGATCAAATAAAAAAAGTGTTGGATGCAATAAGCATGGTCGATTGGATTATCCCCTTTTTATTCATATTCGGCGGGCTTGTAATAGGCATCCTATTTGAAAAATTCATTCTCAAGAGGATCGAGCGCATCCTCGAAAAAACCCCCCTGGAGACGGATCACTTTATCATAAAGGCATTTAAGGGAATGAGCATCCTCATCTTTGTAACCATCGGCATCTACCTTGCCGTCGTTAACATCCACGCCAGCAAAAAGATAAGGGCCGTTCTCGACAAGGCTCTAATCGTGATAATCATCCTCGTCATTACCATAGTCGCGGCGAGGATAGCGGTCGGCTTCATCGAATACTACACCAAGAAGATAGGGAAGGTCTTTCCGTCGTCATCCATCTTCACAAACATCACCTACGTCGTAATATTGTCCATCGGATTTCTGATAATCTTGGACTACCTTGGCGTGTCCATCACCCCTTTGCTTACGGCTTTGGGGGTCGGCGGGCTGGCGGCGGCCCTGGCGCTGCAGGACACCCTGGCCAACGTCTTCAGCGGGATACACATAATCGCCTCAGGGAAGGTTAAGCCGGGAGACTACATCATGCTCTCCTCCGGAGAAGAGGGATACGTTCACGACATAACATGGAGGAACACGACCATAAGGGCGCTGAGAAACAACATGATCATAGTCCCAAACCAGAAGCTCTCATCTTCAATAATTACGAACTACAGCCATCCCGAGACAGAGATGTCAGTATTATATGAGGTGGGCGTAAGCTACGACAGCGATCTCGAATTCGTCGAGAAGGTCACCGTAGAGGTGGCAAGGGAGACATTGGATGAGGTCGAGGGGGGAGTGTCCCTATTCGAGCCGCTCATACGCTATAACTCCTTCGGTGACTCCTCTATAAAATTCAACGTCATCTTAAGGGTGACTACATACGAAGATCAATATAGATTAAAGCACGAGTTTATCAAGAGGCTCCACGTAAGATATAAGAAAGAGGGGATCGAGATCCCGTTCCCGATAACAACGATAAACATCCACGAGAAACAGTAGTTTCGTGAAAAAAAGCGGGAAGGGCGTGTGAATTAAGCCGTTTAACGTAAACGCCGATAAGCTCTTTATCAAGCATCCGATTATTTACATGAGGGGGAGAGAAAAAGTGCCTCTCACTTTTTGAAAAAGGAGGAATATGAGCAGTAAGAAAGATGAAAAACCGATATCGATCACAATAATCTCTATCTTCTTTATCCCGACAGCTTTTCTCATTTTTGTTCACGCCCTGATAAACTTCAACCTGAGACCGATAGCCGAGATATTTGAAATAATGCGGGCAATGGAGCTTACGGTCCCGACCTTTCTCATAATCCTCTTTTCCCTCAACAGACTGGTCGTTATCATTTCCTCTCTGGAGATAGCTCTTGTCCTCTTTATCGTACTCTCGGCGATTCAATTTCTAAAGCTTAAAAACTGGGCGAGGATCGCACTGACAGTCATCGCCCTGATCGAGACCGCCCTTCTTCTCTGCCACCTCGGCTTCTGGGCGCTGATGATAACTCTTCTCCCGGATGTGACGGCGACTCTATTGGAGGCTCGATCTCCAGAAGTATTGATAAAGCTGTTTCCATTCTACGCCTGTGCTATTTTTCTCCTTTTGATCTTGCCCCTTATTGCATCAATAGTCTTCTTAAGGACAGAGAAAATCAGATCAGCAATGTTATAACGTTAGAGGAGTATATTCCAAAACTTAAAGGAGGTGTTATTTGTATCATAAATTGAAAATTTCAAATTTTTTTAAGGAGTAAATCAAGTGGCAAAAAAAGAGATTAAAGTTTACGGTTATCGATGGGTGGTACTCGCGGTGTTTTTCTTGATCAACGTCATAATGCAGCTCCACTGGATAACGTTTGCCCCCATTACCATCGAGTCGGCGGAGTTCTACGGTGTAGACGAGCTGTGGATCGGCATGTTGTCACTGATCTTCATGGCTATCTACATCTTTATGTCTATTCCGGCGTCGGCCATTGTGGACAAGTATGGAATCAGGATAGGGGTGGGGATCGGGGCGTTTCTGACCGGTATCTTCGGATTGATGAAGGGACTCTGGGCCGAGAGCTTTGTGATGGTCTTTGTCGCCCAGGCGGGGATATCCGTCGCCCAGCCGTTCATCTTGAACTCGGTCACCTCCGTTGCGGTGAAGTGGTTCCCCATAAAAGAGCGGGCCACTGCGGCCGGAATCTCGATGCTGGGCCAGCTTCTTGGGGTTATGATTGCCATGGCGCTGACCCCGTTCCTCTTCAAGGCCTACGACATGAAGGGAATGCTCATGATCTACGGGGTGGCAACGGTCGCCATTACGGTCCTTTTTTTAGGGCTGATGAGGGAGAAGCCCCCCACCTCCCCCGATCCGGAGGGAAGGGAGGAGCGTCACACCGTCTTCGAGGGGCTGAAGCACATCCTTAAGCAGAAAGACATGATAATTCTTATTTTCATCTTCTTTCTGGCCATGGGGATGTTCAACGCCATTACCACCTGGATCGAGAGGATACTGGCCCCGAGGGGCTTCACCAGCGACCAGGCGGGGATTGTAGGCGCGATCATGCTGGTTGGGGGCATCCTTGGCGCAATAGTCTTCCCCACGCTGTCGGACAGGAAAGGAAAAAGGAAGTTCTTTATGCTGCTGGCGATAGCATTGATAACACCGGGACTTATCGGCCTGACATTCGCAACAAACTATACGCTCCTCTTGATATCGAGCTTTGTCTTCGGCTTCTTCTTCCTGGCGGCCGGGCCGATAGGCTTTCAGTACTCGGCGGAGGTAAGCCACCCCGCACCGGAAGCAACCTCCCAGGGACTCCTGGTGCTGTCGGCTCAAATATCCGGGATACTCTTCATCTTCGGGATGGACATGTTCACCACCGCCGACGGCTCGATGACGCCCTTCATGCTGGCGTACGTGGGGATGATGATATTAAACATTGTTCTTGCCGCCTTCCTCAAGGAGTCTGAGATGATAAAGGAGCCGGAGTAGGAGTGATCGGCCTGTTTGGCTAATGCCTTTTCAAAGCCCGTGAGTAATTGATGTGTTAACAGGCAATAGGCCGATAGACAAGGGGCTTAAGCCCCTTGTCCATAAGCCCATTGTCTATCCTAAATCAAAAAAGGGGGGCAAATCCTGCCCCCCTTGATATTTGTCCCAATCAATGGGATGTTGCAATTTACGGCGTCAGCGTATCGCTTGCATTGAAGTTGGTCCAAACCGGTCCGGTGCCCACTGCCGGCAAAGAATCGCCTATATCGTAGTTGCCCGTCCATGCCCCGCCCACCGGCGTAAAGGAGCAATCGCCCCAGTTTACGAAGTTCCCACCGCCAACGGTTCCGGTAGTGAGAATAAGCAAGTAATTGTTTAACGCACCGTCTATCGTCCCGGAGTTATCGGTGAAGTAAGTGGCAAGGGAAGTTACGTCTCCTATAATGCCACCACCACCCGTTATTATGCGTCCTCCATGAGCATCGTTTGTTCCCGAAGTTACATCCATGTAGTTGCTCTTGATTACACCGAAGACATTCCCAAAAGCATTGAGCCAAGTCCCGAAAGCGTTGTCATTGTTCCCGATTACGTTCATCATATTTCCCGCTATAATAGTCGGACTGGTTGCAGAACCTATATCTCCTCCAACACCTGAGGTAGCATCGAGGGAAATACCTATACCGACGTCATCTGCGTTGATCGAATTCAGCATGTTGTTTCTGGTGATTTTGGCGTAGATATTCGCGGAAGCTATTGAAATCCCGAACGCGTCACTCGCGGTTGTAGACACGTTAAGCACGTTTCCGGATATGATAACCGGGTTCGTCGCAGACCCTGCGTTTCCAGCGTCCGAATAAAGTCTAATGCCGTTGGAAGCGGCTATAGCATGACTTCCAACTATTCCACCTGACATGTCGTTTCCGGTGATTGTGGCGAAGATGTCGTCTCTAGCCCAGAAGTTGATCCCGGAAGCGGCAGCTCCACTGCCCGGCTTCACGGATACGGTATTCCCCGAGACTATGACCGGAGTTGCCGCAGAGCCTATGTAGCCGTTTTCTGGCGTTGAACTCCCCATCCACATAAAAATGCCGGATCCGTAAGGTCCTCCGACAATACTTACGTCGTTTCCTATTATGTTGGCAAATATTTGTGAGCCGGAAGCAGTGTAGTCCCTAAAATAGATGCCATAGCTACCGCTGGCACTGCCGGTTGCATCCGTAGAAATGGTATTGCCCGCAACTATAACGGGGGATGCGGCGGAGCCTATATTTGAGACATATTCAAAACCAATGCCCCATCCCCAACCATCCGCATCCAAATTTATTGTATTGTTCACAATCGTGGCAAAGACAGTGTCGCAACCGGCAC from Candidatus Zymogenus saltonus includes these protein-coding regions:
- a CDS encoding MFS transporter; translation: MQLHWITFAPITIESAEFYGVDELWIGMLSLIFMAIYIFMSIPASAIVDKYGIRIGVGIGAFLTGIFGLMKGLWAESFVMVFVAQAGISVAQPFILNSVTSVAVKWFPIKERATAAGISMLGQLLGVMIAMALTPFLFKAYDMKGMLMIYGVATVAITVLFLGLMREKPPTSPDPEGREERHTVFEGLKHILKQKDMIILIFIFFLAMGMFNAITTWIERILAPRGFTSDQAGIVGAIMLVGGILGAIVFPTLSDRKGKRKFFMLLAIALITPGLIGLTFATNYTLLLISSFVFGFFFLAAGPIGFQYSAEVSHPAPEATSQGLLVLSAQISGILFIFGMDMFTTADGSMTPFMLAYVGMMILNIVLAAFLKESEMIKEPE